Proteins co-encoded in one Mycobacteriales bacterium genomic window:
- a CDS encoding SDR family NAD(P)-dependent oxidoreductase, giving the protein MSGDGELSGRVAMVTGATGGIGRAVVRRFAEQGAAIVVTDLDDTAVREVVEHGTGDGSSVIGRVMDVTDAAQVTRVV; this is encoded by the coding sequence ATGTCCGGTGACGGCGAGCTGTCCGGTCGGGTCGCGATGGTGACGGGAGCCACCGGCGGTATCGGGCGCGCGGTGGTGCGCCGGTTCGCCGAGCAGGGCGCCGCGATCGTTGTCACCGACCTCGACGACACGGCGGTCCGCGAGGTCGTCGAGCACGGGACGGGCGACGGCTCGAGCGTGATCGGCCGGGTCATGGACGTCACCGACGCCGCGCAGGTCACCCGCGTCGTCG
- a CDS encoding nitroreductase family deazaflavin-dependent oxidoreductase, giving the protein MPLDGVYDQSPEQWVRDQVALYERTGGAEGNTLRDRGLPIAVFTMRKRRNGHLRKVPLMRVEHDGRYALVASKGGAPQHPVWYYNLLEHPEIEVQDGPAPFDARVRELHGDERTEWWERAVAAYPDYADYQKRTDREIPVFLAEPVQPAA; this is encoded by the coding sequence ATGCCACTCGACGGGGTGTACGACCAGAGTCCGGAACAATGGGTACGCGACCAGGTTGCGCTCTACGAGCGCACCGGCGGCGCGGAGGGCAACACGCTGCGCGACCGCGGCCTGCCCATCGCGGTGTTCACGATGCGCAAGCGCCGCAACGGGCACCTGCGCAAGGTGCCGCTCATGCGGGTCGAGCACGACGGCAGATACGCGCTCGTCGCCAGCAAGGGTGGCGCGCCGCAACACCCGGTCTGGTACTACAACCTGCTGGAGCACCCGGAGATCGAGGTGCAGGACGGCCCCGCGCCGTTCGACGCGCGGGTGCGGGAGTTGCACGGCGACGAGCGGACGGAGTGGTGGGAGCGCGCGGTCGCCGCCTACCCGGACTACGCCGACTATCAGAAGCGCACCGACCGCGAGATCCCGGTCTTCCTGGCCGAACCCGTCCAGCCGGCCGCCTGA